In a genomic window of Phaeodactylum tricornutum CCAP 1055/1 chromosome 6, whole genome shotgun sequence:
- the H2A-3a gene encoding histone H2A isoform 3a (Similar to histone H2A core component of nucleosomes, containing two molecules each of H2A, H2B, H3 and H4), giving the protein MSGKGKGKGGRGDKKSTTASAKAGLQFPVGRIGRYLRQGKYATRMGAGAPVYLAAVLEYLCAEILELAGNAARDNKKSRIVPRHITLAVKNDEELNKLLGGVTIAAGGVLPNIHAILLPKKSGPTK; this is encoded by the coding sequence atgtctggaaaaggaaaaggaaaggGCGGCCGTGGTGATAAGAAATCCACCACTGCCTCCGCCAAGGCTGGTCTTCAATTCCCCGTCGGTCGTATCGGACGTTACCTCCGTCAGGGCAAGTACGCCACTCGTATGGGAGCCGGCGCTCCTGTCTACCTCGCGGCTGTGCTCGAGTACCTTTGCGCCGAGATTCTCGAACTTGCCGGCAACGCCGCCCGTGACAACAAGAAGAGCCGTATCGTTCCCCGTCACATCACTCTTGCCGTCAAGAATGACGAGGAGTTGAACAAGCTACTTGGAGGTGTCACCATTGCTGCCGGTGGTGTCTTGCCCAACATTCACGCTATTCTTCTTCCCAAGAAGAGCGGACCTACCAAATAA
- a CDS encoding predicted protein, whose product MFPVDSLDPQLLNYKKTKVVHFLRHAEGTHNVNKAYSNPINFDARLTAKGQIQCQQLSASIKDSFPALMESELIVTSPLTRCVQTALLSLEPIFKYQPTVPFVAHESLRETVNYCCDKRRTISEISGDFPTVDFSHIKHDHDETWDTYESRLGCHETYKVHRESAELYKVAERGREFFQWLSERPEKKIIVCSHSAF is encoded by the coding sequence ATGTTCCCCGTCGATTCACTTGACCCGCAATTGTTGAATtacaagaaaacgaaggTTGTTCATTTTCTTCGACATGCGGAGGGAACACACAATGTGAACAAGGCGTACAGCAATCCCATCAACTTCGATGCACGTTTAACTGCAAAGGGACAAATTCAATGTCAGCAGCTGTCAGCATCAATAAAAGACAGCTTTCCTGCCTTGATGGAAAGCGAGCTAATAGTGACATCACCACTAACACGTTGCGTGCAGACAGCGTTGCTTTCGCTAGAACCGATTTTCAAGTATCAGCCCACCGTGCCGTTCGTCGCCCATGAATCCTTGCGAGAAACTGTCAATTACTGCTGTGATAAAAGACGCACCATCTCGGAAATCTCTGGCGACTTTCCTACGGTGGACTTTTCTCACATCAAACATGATCACGATGAGACTTGGGATACTTACGAGAGCCGATTAGGCTGTCACGAAACGTATAAAGTCCATCGCGAGTCAGCCGAGCTTTACAAGGTCGCCGAAAGAGGTCGAGAATTCTTTCAATGGCTTTCCGAACGACCGGAAAAGAAGATTATTGTGTGCAGTCACTCTGCCTTC